Proteins co-encoded in one Coxiella burnetii genomic window:
- a CDS encoding SDR family NAD(P)-dependent oxidoreductase: MSYNRLIFRKITDLRFLIMPTVLITGASSGIGKALALVYASHQHALLLTGRDEDALNQVAQKCRQYSVEVFIYAKDLCLPDAVQSLMKFIEEKQLKIDLLINNAGAGCYRNFSEIPFNSLEQMLRVNIDGLVKLTRQLLPSMIKQGKGSIVNIGSVYSFVPVASQAVYAASKAFVKSFSLGLQAELKKTGVSVSCVFPGSTESAFRARAGVVSDSKRFTLPSTIVAYKIYQGVKRKRLFIIPGWYNWLFVFLIQYVPIFWLPKIINFLAYRMRRIEKKPSN, from the coding sequence ATGAGTTATAATCGATTGATTTTCCGGAAAATAACAGACCTAAGGTTTTTGATTATGCCAACAGTGTTGATAACAGGCGCGTCCAGCGGTATTGGTAAAGCGTTAGCGCTTGTGTATGCTTCTCACCAACACGCGCTTCTATTAACCGGACGCGATGAGGATGCGTTAAATCAAGTGGCGCAGAAGTGCCGTCAATATTCAGTTGAGGTCTTTATCTACGCGAAAGATTTATGTTTGCCCGATGCCGTCCAATCCTTAATGAAATTTATTGAAGAAAAACAGTTGAAAATCGATCTATTAATTAATAATGCGGGTGCGGGGTGCTATCGAAATTTTTCTGAAATTCCGTTTAACTCCTTAGAACAAATGTTGCGTGTTAATATCGACGGGCTGGTCAAATTAACCCGGCAATTATTGCCGTCCATGATTAAACAAGGGAAGGGAAGCATTGTGAATATTGGTTCTGTTTATTCATTTGTGCCCGTCGCTTCACAGGCGGTTTATGCCGCCAGCAAGGCCTTTGTAAAATCATTTTCTTTGGGATTACAGGCCGAATTAAAGAAAACCGGCGTTTCGGTGAGTTGTGTTTTTCCAGGGTCGACTGAAAGTGCTTTCCGAGCGCGAGCGGGGGTCGTCAGTGATTCAAAACGTTTTACATTGCCCTCGACTATTGTAGCTTATAAAATTTATCAAGGCGTTAAGCGCAAGCGTTTGTTTATTATCCCAGGCTGGTATAATTGGCTTTTTGTCTTCTTGATACAATACGTTCCTATTTTTTGGTTACCGAAAATTATAAATTTCTTAGCCTATCGGATGCGTCGAATAGAGAAAAAGCCGTCAAATTAA
- a CDS encoding DNA-3-methyladenine glycosylase translates to MMLNNEFFDRDAFEVAQNLLGKVIHVRYGKQWLCAQIIETEAYYKHEKASHASLGFTEKRKGLFMPAGTIYMYYARGGDSLNISCQGEGNAVLIKSAIPYREAKNLEAMIATMQQLNPPKNKAACRKSEKLCSGQTLLCKSLNLRVKEWDQKQFSKQHFFISDNRYRPSKIVKTRRLGIPKGRDEHLFYRLVDHHYAAYCTNNPLNKRSWQEGKDYFIMPSKTDEL, encoded by the coding sequence ATGATGCTGAACAATGAATTTTTTGACCGTGATGCGTTCGAAGTGGCGCAGAATTTGCTAGGTAAAGTGATTCATGTGCGTTATGGAAAACAATGGTTGTGTGCTCAAATTATTGAAACCGAAGCTTATTACAAACATGAAAAAGCCAGTCACGCTTCATTGGGCTTTACTGAAAAACGCAAAGGGTTATTTATGCCTGCCGGCACAATTTATATGTATTATGCGCGTGGGGGCGATTCACTTAACATTAGTTGCCAAGGAGAAGGCAACGCCGTTTTAATAAAATCAGCTATCCCTTATCGTGAGGCGAAAAATTTAGAAGCAATGATAGCTACGATGCAACAACTCAACCCCCCTAAAAATAAAGCTGCTTGTCGCAAGTCTGAAAAATTGTGTTCAGGTCAAACTTTGTTATGCAAATCACTTAATTTACGCGTTAAAGAATGGGACCAAAAACAGTTTTCAAAGCAGCATTTTTTTATCAGCGATAACCGTTATCGCCCTTCAAAAATTGTAAAAACTCGCCGCTTAGGAATTCCCAAAGGACGCGATGAGCATTTATTCTACCGACTGGTCGATCATCATTATGCTGCTTATTGCACAAACAATCCCTTGAATAAAAGGAGCTGGCAAGAAGGAAAAGATTATTTCATTATGCCTTCCAAAACGGATGAGTTATAA